In Quercus robur chromosome 11, dhQueRobu3.1, whole genome shotgun sequence, the sequence atccggcgcgatctcgcgaaggcgagatcgcgatcaacggcgcgatctcgcgaacgtgagatcgcgccgtcgcgagatcgcgacgttgatcgcgatctcgccttcgcgagatcgcgccggcgagatcgcgatccgccggcgagatcgcgatcgcgcGATCTGGGTTGTGGCTTGTGTCTGGATCCGCCCACTGGTCTTCTCCCTCGCgcgcgcgctctctctctctctctctctcttttccggaaatcctttgaagtgaaaatagagcCGGTAATtgatttccgtggtcaaaggcTAATTTTTTCGGTCAACGGATttcaatttccggaaaatagaattttccggaccaaccaaacacacctattttccggaaaatcatttccggaatgcgtttgaagtcgattcaaacgcaccctaaatcacaaaagaaaaagggaaacaaaaaaaaaaaaaacaaaaaaaacgcAAAGGATAATGCTaccaaaatttaaagtttattGTTGCATACCCAGACATCATACCTCACTGAGTCAGTGTTGTCATACCTCTTtaacttttatcattttataaaaTGACGTGGGAATCCTAGCAGTTTTGCTTGtgcaagtttttttatttaattttttttgggattgacTGAAGTGTAGAAAATTGTCGGTGGCTGACTAATGGATTGGTTAGGATTGAGATCCAATTGCATCATAcaattaatacatatatatatatatatatatatatatatatatatataattcaataaatgTTTACATCTCACATGATGTGGCAACTGCATTGCACCGAACCCGAATCCAATatgttatattttcattttgtcattttatatgaTTGGACTTTGAATTATCCGATATATTTCTACGGCACCTCTACAGTGCCATTTTGGTTTATTGagccaaattattattatttttttttaagttttgagtgGTACTgtagctacattttttttcctttttcgtttgtattttttttctttttatatatattgttatactaacacaacaaatttcacaacatttttacaattattgagatgtcaatttcttataagtcaaaataaaataataaaatatgaaactgtgatcaaccacaactaaaaataaatgtttagtaaaaatgttgtgacacttgttagatgaatgtgtaaaagttacagtacttttggtttgttcaatatatacttttatttttttttaagtaatccatttgtgctcttttttctgctaactatataaaaagagacAATACCTCTACAATGCCCCTTTTGGTGTAGTGAGCCATTTTTTCCCCCAAGTTTTGAACAATTGCTACAGTGCCACTCTAGTTTGTTTAAGTGGCACTGTAGTTACAatagctacatttttttttttttttcagtcttccgtttgtacttttttttcttttaaatatttataagaacccacatatatattgttatactgacacaacaaatttcacaatattttcacaattattgaggtgtcaatttcttctaagtcaaaataaaataataaaatatgaaattgtgaccaaccacaactgaaaataaatgttttgtgaaaatgttgtgacacttgttgggtgaatgtgtaaaaactataatacttttggtttgttcaatatgtACTGTTCATcgctttttttttaattattatttttttccagtcatcgatttgtgctctttttttctatatataaaaagagcaaaTAGGCTCATAAATAATGTTATGAAcagtatttttaatttagtgacttgcctttttcctcctttttttccttcaagttcgCCAACTTGGTTTGagcttatttttttcttttaaaggatctttatatgtttactttttacttgtaatgtaagtttacattgtatacacacaaaaagtagcaaatattatatatatttgcaaaaaaaaaaaaaaaaaaattgtacaaattttgcaaatgtgtacaacatgtaccaatttttatgtgtttacaatgtaaatttacattgtaagtacaatgtatatttctctctctctctctctctctctctctctctctctctctctctatatatatatatattataaaaaaagtgaATGAGAAAAGTTATAGTAATTTTGCTACAatagttttggtttgtttaactTTCACTGTTTTgctggccttttttttttttttggtgaatgcATAAAGTTGTAGTATAtttactatattatttttggtttgtccacagtaattttcataacactttcgtaacaaatcaaatatggtaaattgttattagttctaatttaaacttaccaatgaaactatttttttgtctaccaataacaacttgtagtAACCTactatttatgatttgttgtgaaaatgtcatggacataacatttttttgtgtgaaaaatgttaagacatcttgatgttgtcacaatattttcaaaactgctGAACtatcaattctttacaagttaaaataaaatataacaaaattataaaggtattttaaaaatgttacgtcattctgttgtgtttttagaaattttttgttagtttaatcaattttgttgtgccaaaattcattatttcacatacaatttttttgggttgactttttgtatattttttttctttacacactattttaagtaaaaacacataatttacacacaaaaacaaaagcaaaaacttagggaaaaaacatttttcatcctttatgtttggtGTAGTTTACAAtttttccttaaactttaaaattaaacaatttttcccttaatattatgaaaagagcaaatatgttatattgttattctcttagttaaaccccaatgaaagcttatgattcttgttaggacatatgtgtttcataTGTTAAGAAcgtatgtcatgattttatgtaattggcttatcctttgacaaaacgcactttacttgtatttgggtagatttaggatgtctttaaatacttcaagaaaccttatttcaagatcaagtattaaagccttcaagtttgttcaagaaaacaagttcagagtgcaaaatcattaaagctcgacagctgcatctatcgagcttaaggaagttgttctacattcggtgtgctcgacacctgcttgATACCTTCTATCTGTCAAGATTTACTGGCTGCACTATATAAGGCCTCTGTGCGATTCGAAAATCATTTtcttcgatctctctctcgatacttctctattttctctcccaaaacacTCTCATCTCACTCCAAACTTGTTTCTCAAGgattcttcaagctttttcaagtttttctttacttggtaagcttctaatcctttctcattcatgcatttcatgttttgaaacctaggttttggggtttttgaaaaattttggggtttttcaaaattgatgagctttcattgaaattttgggatgggttttcacttaaatgagtttaaaacctcatacattgtatcacattagcattataatgatattgtcatgcatttagatgtgtgctatatgtttgtgtgctgataggtttggattgggctgagcccatgatgcattttcttttgcatgtcacatgttcatgcatttcccatgcatacgtacttttTTTCAATGTACTTGATATATTTTGAAActgcttgggacttttctgattgtcattCTTTCACTTCCTCTCTGttagtttacgttagtcgtgtctatggcacctaagcgtaaatctACTCCAGCCCAGAATCCTCTTCATTCCAGTGCTTCTTCATCATCTGATCTTACTTTATCTCATATACAgttccgtgatgatgatgcctttaaggcattttcagagaacttttctagacgaggcattcattcgaaaCGCCAAGTCATTTTGATGGATTTTGCTGACACCGaccttccctctgtcattcacagtaagggatgggagtcactgtgtgacgttccgatcacctgtcctctcgtgcttatccaggagttctactctaacatgcacgggattgatcgtttagtacctcttttcttcacttgcgTTCAAGGTACGCGCATTTCTATCACACCATagcttgttgcggatgtgctttgggtccctaggatagagtttcttgactatcctagttgtgagcgtctgagAACTGTGTCCAGGGATGAGCTTATGTCTTCTTTTTGTGAGCGCCCTACTGCTTGGGGTGAGCGTctttttacaccatgtcgaccttttgctaaaggtcctagattcatgaacatggtgatgacttttgttttgcatcccctctctcactacaactccatcacagagcctcgtgctcgatttttgttatcgcttcttgagcatcttaccatagacTTTCCTTCTCAATTCATTttgtctattatagatgttcatttAGATTCGGCGTCCCGtgataaactcatctttctttctgctatcacgaggatcttacgccatttttccgttccttttccctcttccgaccattTTACCGTCATGTGTGTcatagattacgctaccgttaaaTGTAACAAGGCCCAGTTTCGGTTGCGGCAGTCGGATTCAGTAGCTCCTCCCTCCCATTCAGCTCCATCCcgttctgctccatccacatccgcaCCTCCCTCTTTTTCGGGCGATGTGACTTTAAGAGACATCATGGCGTAGCTGCAGCGCATGAATGCTCGCCTAGATACTctctctacggagttgtatTAGGTGAATGTTCGTGTCAGTTGTATTGCACGGTGACAGGCgtccatgggtggttttgctcctgaggctactccttcaccaccttctcccgtggcttctgattctgaggatgaggatgatggtgatgacgatgatgcttcggatgatgctgatggagatgctagctctaccgatgagatgtctacttgacactcttatcctttgtcactcgtgacaaaaaggggaagtagttttggtatgagagtagtctatcttagggggagagttagtataggaacattttgttagggggagtgttgatactttttgagggatgtagtgaggatagtatgtatcttttcttttctttctttttagatacattacttttgtacatgaggtcttgtgaccatttatagacatacattgtacttatctctttctttatattgatgtatatttttctttcacctaccccttcatgtgttgtttcttttctccctttatacacatgtttcttatacttgtatgcaatctattatttttgtttcacacaaagatgccttgatgagttttgtttaaagtgtttcagaaatacaggttgtcaaagtctacttgccataaattctcttcttgcaaagtttttcaagagtttgtgttaggataaattttattgtattcaacgtgaatatgagttgagtgatttatgacttctctcatatgttcatttgtttgttgtggttttgtcacggattgccaaagggggagattgttaggacatatgtgtttcacatgttaagaacatatgtcatgattttatgtaattgacttatcatttgacaaaacgcattttacttgtatttaggtagatttaggatgtctttaaatacttcaagaaacattgtttcaagatcaagtattaaagccttcaagtctgttcaagaaaacaagttcagagtgcaaaatcattaaaactcgacagttggctcgacagctgcatctatcgagcttaaggaagctgttctacattcagtgtgctcgacagctgctcgacaccttctatctgtcgagatttaagattctcagaattccaatatgattttcttgggatccgtgaatttttctttgggctttcttttctcctaactctagacatataaaagaatCAGTTTAAGGGTCATCAAAgggttcacaagttgcacaagttttgagcaaactctattcaagcaaattgtgaccagagacgaagttcttgccctagttcatctctttctcttgaagaagttgttgtgtatgtgcatcgtagggttttgtgaccaagcatcttcttgatcttcattgtatggatgaattgaagaactttgcaaccaacaaccttcttagttggtgattgaagtcgcgtactgggatccgcgcaattggttagtgaCGTACTTGAGAGTCGTGCATCAAAAGTCCTGAAAAAGGTTGTGACAAAAGTCCATAGCATTGCTTATAACCATTATATTCTAATACTCTTCAAGTATGGGTCATTTGCTTCTTTAAATAATAAGCAAATATCAAGCCAATACatatgatttttaactttttaaatggaACGAGACGTACTAGAGTCAAGTCATAATTCAATTTCATGAGATAAACTACtagtttttctttcaaaaagtaAACTagtaagaaataataaatttaaaacccaTTATTTTAACTAATAACTAATGATGTCTATGAGTTCAAGAGTTGATCGACTTTGTATTTGTAGCAAGTGAGGAAATGAGTGCAGACTGCAGTGCACCGTTAAAGTTGGATGTCCCAATACACTAAATTTAAATGCTAAACTAGGAAACAacagaaaattctaaaacaaaataagtgaacacagaaaaataacattattatgAGAACCTATCCATGAATCTCTTAAAAGACAGATCAAGGAGAGCGCAGCGATGGTACAAGATGAAGAGGAATTTTTTTGGACACAACAATGGCGCTAACTTCACTCATGTCCAAGTCTTCTCCATTAACACTAGGACTGGGCAACCTCCAGTCAAACCAATATAAGAGATTGGCAACCACATATTCAATTGAAGCAACACCGAATGTATAACCTGGACATGCTCTTCTCCCACATCCAAATGGGAACAATTCGAAGTCTTGGCCTTTGAAGTCAATTGGATTGTCTATGAATCTCTCTGGGAGAAATTCTTCTGGCCTATCCCATACCTCAGGATCCCTATGGACTGCCCATGAATTGACAAATACTCTCGTTTTTGGTGGAATATCATAACCTCCAAATTTCACACTTGTTGATGTTTCTCGAGGTATCATAAGAGGAACTGTTGGGTGAAGTCTTAGTGTTTCTTTGATGACACATTTCAAGTAATCCATTTGAGTAATATCATTCACATCTATCTTTGACTTCTTTCCCACAATTCTTCTCAACTCTTCTTGAGCTCTCTTCATAGTACTTGGAGCTTTGATAAGCTCTGCCATTAACCATTCCAAAGTTGTTGAAGTAGTATCTGTTCCTCCCACAAACATGTCCTGAAATTAtagaaaggaaaatgttaaaagttGCTACTAATTCTGTTATAAAAGGTTTACAAAGTGAAGTGATAACGAATGTTATTAGTATTACTTTAGTAACCTAATAAATGAATATCTAAATTACTTTTGGAAATGCTAGTTAAAGTTATTACAAAATTtactacaaaatttttataaattaacgtgataataaatgtaattgttacaaaatttaatccaaaaattttataaattaacatgataataaatataatcatctatatgtttaaaaattgacatattagtttataaaatttatgaaagaaaatttgTAGTATCCGAGCATCACTaattacattttattaattAGTGACACATaattcacagagagagagagagagagagagagagagagagagagagagagagagagagagagagagagagagagagagagagagaccactAGGATTGCTTTGATGTTGTCATTAGTGAGCTCAAAGTCGAGTATGGGATTCTTTTGAAGTTGGAGGAGAATGTCCACAAAATCTTTATTGCTAGGATTCTCTTCATTACTTTTCATTGTCTTGTGTTCTTCCACAACCTCATCAAAGAAAGCATCAAGTTCTCGAAAAGTGGCTTTCATACTTGGTACTGTCCCTGTAAGGACATCAATCCATttcaaaaaagggaaaaaatctCCCAAACAGAATGCTGTAAATAGCACCATCATCCTTCTTGATAGGTGCCCAAACCCGCTCTTATCATCACCTTCAAACTTCTGTCCAAGTACGCATCTAGAGACTATGTTGTTTGTGGTTGCAATCAACATGTCACTTAGATTAAGAGAAGCCTTTTGGAGGCATGACTCACGTATATTATTGATTAATATTGCAACTTCTTCATCTCTCACATACTGGAAAGATTGCACCCTTTTGAGACACAAAAGTTCAAGCACACAAATTTTCTTAGCTTGTCTCCAGTACTCACCATAGGATGAGAATCCTACGTCTGTGCATCCATAGAGGAAGATATTGGCAGATGTAGTTTTTGGCCGGTTTGAGAAAACGATATCTTGTGTCTTCATTACTTCTCTGGCCATAGCTACAGATGACACCACTAGGGTTGGAGTATGCCCCAAATCTAAGTGCATTACAGGGCCATACTTCTTTGAGAGAGCTTGAAGAGAACGATGTGGGAATCTTCCTAACTGGTGAAGGTTTCCAATGAATGGTAGCTTTGGTGGGGATGGTGGTAAATTAGGTTTGCCACTTCTAATGTGCTTGCAGACATAAAGAAAAGTGAAGAGGATAAGGAGGGAGAGGAGGGGATTTAATTGGAAGGATAGTTTATGTAGCTCTTGCCATGATTGCTGCAGCAGTAATAGTAGAGCCATTTCTTGTGAGTGTTTTGCATGAGCTCTTCAAGTATATATAATCAATTCTTCCATGATCATACAAtttgttacaatttgataataTGATCAATTGTAATTAGTAAACCATCACTTTTACTTTTTACATCCACTCACAGTTACACTTAAAGAAAAAGTATTGATTCAAGAGTTGTGTTCACATTTTTCAATagttaaatatagtttttttggTGTTGTGATTCATATTCTTCGATTAAACTCAATCACatatatttattcattaatatagtgaaaataatattatcttcTTCAGCCATTACAATCAAGtatgattttataaattatctttttttttttttttaagaatctataaattatatatcCTATAAACAAAGTGACAAACTGTTAGTTGAATGATGCgtcttttatcattttaattataaaatgacGTGGGAATCCTAGCATGTTTTGCTTGTGcaaggttttttatttaatttttttgggattgATTGAAGTGTAGAAAATTGTCGGTGGCTGACTAATGGATTGGTTAGGATTGAGATCCAATTGCACCATACAattaatacatataaatatataaatatatatatatatatatatatttatatatatataaaatagtgattCAAAAGAAGTTATAGATAAGAATTTACAGATGTTAGAAACAACTGACAGTAGAGATACAGAAATTAGCCCTATTAAGGAAAAAGCAACACgtataaaagataaaagtacTATAGAAAAAGACAGACTAAAAGAAGTTTCTAGTTCAGTACAAATTATATGTAAAGAGCTAGACACAGATAGACAAAAGAGACTAATAGAGACAGACAAGAAAGAATCTCCACATGAGAAGTTGATAGATAAtgggaaagaaataataaaaaaaggaatggtaaaagagataaaagaaataGTTGAAAGACAGAATAGTGAAGATGTAGGGAAAGTGATAAAAGGACAAAGAAGCCTAATAGAGACAAATGAtagaaaaagaattgaaagaCATAAAGATGAAGGTGTTATACGTAGAAAGctagaaaaagaaataggaaaAGATGATAGTCCTAGAAATAATGATGATAGCTTGAAAGATAAATTGTATGAAAGACAAAACAATGAAATGGTACGTAGGAGGTTAGATacaaaagagatagaaagagaTAGTGAAAAAGTAGTCAACAATGGTAGGAAAAATAATTATGGTAATAGtgatagtgtagtaaaagtaAAGATGGAAGTAAAAGACAGAAAGTGTAatagttttaaagaagaaattgatgagagacttaaaataattgatagaactgaaaataacagtttaatagaattgtctaaaaagatagaaattttaagtTTACCAATGGAGACAGACAGAAAAAGAGACATAACAGTTTTAAATACTACAGAGTTATCAGATAATGAGAAAGCTGACAGACATGTGAATAGTAATATTTGTCATAAATGCAAAAGATATGgacatactaaaaaacaatgtgacagacataatagaattactaaacaaattagtaaattagaatttgagaaagatattataaaagaattgatggaaatatttaatgttaaacaaaaagaaatagatcaagtaaagaaagagttaaaatCAACCAGCccacttaaaattaataaaagaaaaagaaaagaaaaagacataataataaaattaatagaaaatctACCAAATCATtataaagacaagaaagaatatttattaaaattgaaagacactATAGAAATACCTATTGCTTGCATTAAGTGCAGGAAATATGGTCACCATGTTACGGATtgtagaaaggaagaaaaagccaagaaagaaaaggtaaaaatgaaattaaaacaagatGGTGTAGAGATAAAATCAATAGCTCTACtgacagaagaagaaatggtaaaaaaggaaattaaagaaattaaagaagaaaatctgACAGACATAAATGAACATAATATtgtagaaataataaaagaattttctaatccCATGATAGACCCCCTTGTTCCTCCTACAGATAACGAAGTTATAGATATTAGTGTttcaaacaataataataaatttgatagaCAGAATTTCTTAAGTTTAATTGACAGAGTAATTCCCCAAAGATGTCATACAGATACTACTAAACAGTTTTCTTTGACAGAAATTGCTTTGACAGCTGATATGGATTATatacaagaaagattaatacccttaaagtattatgaaaaatcatctgAAAGATTAATTCAGGCCAATAgagaaaaactaataattaatatatgccatgatagaatatattttgagacagcctttgttttaattaaagactttccttctaa encodes:
- the LOC126707445 gene encoding phenylacetaldehyde oxime monooxygenase CYP71AN24-like, with protein sequence MALLLLLQQSWQELHKLSFQLNPLLSLLILFTFLYVCKHIRSGKPNLPPSPPKLPFIGNLHQLGRFPHRSLQALSKKYGPVMHLDLGHTPTLVVSSVAMAREVMKTQDIVFSNRPKTTSANIFLYGCTDVGFSSYGEYWRQAKKICVLELLCLKRVQSFQYVRDEEVAILINNIRESCLQKASLNLSDMLIATTNNIVSRCVLGQKFEGDDKSGFGHLSRRMMVLFTAFCLGDFFPFLKWIDVLTGTVPSMKATFRELDAFFDEVVEEHKTMKSNEENPSNKDFVDILLQLQKNPILDFELTNDNIKAILVDMFVGGTDTTSTTLEWLMAELIKAPSTMKRAQEELRRIVGKKSKIDVNDITQMDYLKCVIKETLRLHPTVPLMIPRETSTSVKFGGYDIPPKTRVFVNSWAVHRDPEVWDRPEEFLPERFIDNPIDFKGQDFELFPFGCGRRACPGYTFGVASIEYVVANLLYWFDWRLPSPSVNGEDLDMSEVSAIVVSKKIPLHLVPSLRSP